In Anabas testudineus chromosome 12, fAnaTes1.2, whole genome shotgun sequence, one genomic interval encodes:
- the gnmt gene encoding glycine N-methyltransferase, producing MAGAGSGMSVDSVFRTRSLGVAAEGLPDQYADGKAAKVWQLYIGDTQSRTREYKSWVVSLLKHNGVRRVLDVACGTGVDSIMLVEEGFHMVSVDASDKMLKYALKARWERRKEPAFDEWVIEEANWLTLPEDIQKPGDGFDAVICLGNSFAHLPDFKGDQSDQKLALRNIASMVRPGGIFIIDHRNYDYILETGRAPQGKNIYYKSDLTQDISTSVLWVNNKPHMITLDYTIHVPQGAVQSLPEVSKFRLSYYPHRLESFTALLNEAFSGKMEHRVYGDFKTYVPAQTEVPCYFIHVCKKTA from the exons ATGGCAGGGGCAGGCAGCGGCATGTCGGTCGACAGCGTGTTTAGGACCCGCTCTCTCGGCGTGGCCGCCGAGGGTCTTCCTGATCAGTACGCCGACGGCAAAGCGGCCAAAGTGTGGCAGCTGTACATCGGAGACACGCAGAGCAGGACCCGGGAGTATAAGAGCTGGGTGGTGTCGCTGCTGAAGCACAACGGAGTCCGGAGAGTCCTCGATGTAGCCTGCGGAACAGG AGTTGACTCCATTATGTTGGTGGAGGAGGGATTTCATATGGTGAGCGTGGATGCCAGCGACAAAATGCTCAAGTATGCATTGAAGGCGAGGtgggaaagaagaaaagagccaGCCTTTGATGAGTGGG TTATTGAAGAAGCCAACTGGCTGACATTACCAGAAGATATTCAGAAGCCAGGAGACGGCTTTGACGCTGTTATCTGCCTCGGAAACTCATTCGCCCACTTACCAGACTTCAAAG GGGATCAGAGTGACCAAAAGTTGGCCCTTCGTAACATTGCCAGTATGGTCAGACCAGGTGGGATCTTTATCATTGACCACCGTAACTATGACTACATCCTGGAGACTGGGCGAGCACCACAAGGCAAAAATATCTATTACAAG AGTGATCTAACTCAGGACATCTCCACCTCAGTGCTGTGGGTCAACAATAAGCCCCATATGATTACTCTGGACTACACCATCCACGTGCCACAAGGCGCCGTCCAGAGTCTTCCGGAAGTCAG TAAGTTCCGGCTCTCCTACTACCCTCACCGTCTGGAGAGCTTCACAGCTCTGCTCAATGAGGCCTTCAGTGGCAAAATGGAGCACAGAGTCTACGGAGATTTCAAGACATACGTGCCGGCCCAGACTGAGGTCCCGTGTTACTTCATCCATGTCTGTAAGAAGACAGCCTAA
- the LOC113159826 gene encoding complement component C1q receptor, with product MAIMFWLFLLQVINSFEGLSGAEHETLCTSNACFTLHTGRVKFREAHQKCVDNGGSLMTVRDRREEHVLSLLVSQFHRHHRGNGVKFWIGLKLPSANCVSADKPLRGFEWVSGEEDSQYSNWEKEPVVTCTEERCVRVNYTLSSQNQLTWIAGSCKTRIFYACKFYFRGMCQPLVLMGPGQITYILPFSEKPESRPLKSFPVGTYANTVCSDQQSHYSVCMRINDLYHWTDPGPFCKSGKQNCSIGNGGCEHECRQDADEVRCFCKEGYDLGEDALSCRTKDLCSADTCEHQCVMGESGYFCSCSHGYRLDENQRTCSDVDECQSQVCDGHPCENVQGSYVCACEDGYEMVDGKCSDVDECAQSRCEHSCLNSVGSFSCDCNEGFALAEDGHSCVDVNECVFNRCQFTCFNSVGSFRCGCPHGFHLEADGLNCALNVAQTLTASPKDPPDEEANSTESSIRATVELQHQSPHTDAPPPDLVNVTHGNQQRNASLSTSSGFTVDPKVMICVLGSVIPLLVLIAVTLAIAIFRCSRSKKEAKKNMTADGYCWVSSGLDPRLEKLYESILTDDL from the coding sequence ATGGCAATCATGTTTTGGctctttctgctgcaggttATCAACAGCTTTGAGGGTTTATCGGGAGCTGAACACGAGACTTTGTGCACTTCCAACGCCTGCTTCACCCTACACACAGGCAGGGTGAAGTTTAGGGAAGCGCACCAGAAATGTGTCGACAATGGAGGTTCTCTGATGACGGTCCGAGACAGGAGAGAAGAGCATGTGCTAAGCTTACttgtttcacagtttcacagacACCATCGGGGCAACGGAGTCAAATTTTGGATTGGATTGAAACTCCCCAGTGCAAACTGTGTGTCAGCTGACAAGCCTTTGAGGGGTTTTGAGTGGGTATCTGGGGAGGAAGACTCCCAATACTCCAACTGGGAGAAAGAACCTGTCGTAACCTGCACAGAGGAGAGATGTGTAAGGGTTAATTACACATTATCAAGTCAGAATCAACTAACATGGATTGCTGGATCTTGCAAAACCCGTATCTTTTATGCATGCAAGTTTTACTTCAGGGGAATGTGTCAACCTTTGGTTCTGATGGGGCCTGGACAAATAACTTACATACTGCCGTTCTCAGAAAAGCCAGAAAGCAGACCACTGAAATCATTCCCAGTAGGAACGTATGCAAATACGGTCTGTAGTGACCAGCAGTCCCACTACTCTGTGTGCATGAGGATAAATGACCTCTACCACTGGACCGACCCTGGTCCATTTTGCAAATCTGGAAAGCAAAACTGTAGCATCGGCAACGGCGGATGTGAGCACGAGTGTCGTCAGGACGCAGATGAGGTTCGATGCTTTTGCAAAGAAGGTTACGACCTGGGTGAGGACGCACTCTCGTGCAGGACTAAAGACTTGTGCTCCGCTGACACCTGTGAGCATCAGTGCGTCATGGGGGAGTCAGGATatttctgcagctgttcacacgGCTACAGACTGGATGAGAACCAACGCACCTGCTCGGACGTCGACGAGTGCCAGTCACAAGTCTGTGACGGACACCCGTGCGAAAACGTGCAGGGCAGTTACGTTTGCGCGTGTGAAGACGGCTACGAAATGGTGGATGGGAAATGTAGCGATGTCGATGAGTGCGCGCAGTCAAGGTGCGAGCACAGCTGCTTGAACAGTGTCGGATCCTTCTCCTGTGACTGCAACGAGGGCTTCGCTTTGGCCGAGGATGGCCACTCGTGTGTAGATGTGAACGAGTGCGTCTTCAACCGCTGTCAGTTCACCTGCTTTAATTCTGTCGGCAGCTTCAGGTGCGGCTGCCCGCATGGCTTCCACCTGGAGGCCGATGGGCTGAACTGCGCTCTGAATGTGGCACAAACCTTAACCGCTTCTCCCAAAGACCCCCCAGACGAGGAAGCCAACTCCACCGAGTCGTCGATCAGGGCCACGGTTGAGCTCCAACACCAGTCCCCTCACACTGACGCGCCGCCTCCAGACCTGGTGAACGTTACGCACGGCAATCAGCAGAGAAACGCGTCGCTGAGCACAAGTTCTGGCTTCACTGTCGATCCCAAAGTGATGATCTGCGTCCTCGGATCAGTCATTCCTCTGCTCGTGTTGATCGCAGTGACTCTGGCTATTGCAATTTTTCGATGCAGTCGCTCCAAAAAGGAAGCCAAGAAAAACATGACTGCAGACGGCTACTGCTGGGTGTCCTCTGGTTTGGATCCACGTTTGGAAAAACTATATGAGTCCATCTTGACTGATGACCTATGA
- the LOC113159121 gene encoding calpain-1 catalytic subunit-like, producing MPAPGVCLNILEARHKQDGFGMIGNPTRIFNQDYKDLKQYCLIRGVRYIDDMFPPERRSIGDGILKPSDVARIVWLRPGKISPNPAFVLDGISRFDFGQGEFLGNCWFLASIGALTFQRHILEQVVPHEQTFDENYCGLFHFRFWRFGKWVDVVIDDKLPTIDGRLIFVHSKNRNEFWPALLEKAYAKVCGSYTDMNAGTPVEAMMDFTGGVHMSIQLSDPPANLWELMYRAGKSHTLMGCGTLQGTHDIKVLPNGLVQGHAYTVTGVKQMIESRGKLVSLVRLWNPWGNGEWNGDWSDESPLWQTVSAQDRQMCLTVGDDGEFWMTIEDFCKYYVDLDICGLNPDFLDGNSSAQWKTSMYEGRWVAGTTAGGCMNNPNSFWTNPQCRVKYDGHYSATETEKNMLISLIQKPDKRNRRLVQNLHIGFYVFEIPEQYTAQKGKFPATFFNTHAPVAKTEIFMNAREVTEFLLLKPGEYVIVPSTFSPNESASFILTIHSKTKTHVYENSDDHKDEPQKLHHIKDTKDDENKRSFFSQHSDKYDEVDAEQLQVLLNDNILKGDLKSGGFSIDACRSMVALMDTSITGKLNSEEFVRLWRKVVAYKEIFFRTDVSRTGTLSLSELRNAFLASGLKISDDMLNLMALRYGASSGHMTLESFISLVLRLDCMYKIFQKLTDGKVLSLRESEWMYISMYT from the exons ATGCCAGCCCCTGGTGTGTGTCTGAACATCCTAGAGGCTCGTCACAAGCAAGATGGGTTTGGGATGATTGGAAACCCTACTAGGATCTTTAACCAAGACTACAAAGACCTGAAACAGTACTGTCTCATCCGAGGAGTCAGATACATAGACGACATGTTCCCCCCAGAAAGGCGCTCCATCGGTGATGGGATACTGAAGCCTTCTGATGTGGCCCGCATAGTGTGGCTGAGACCAGGG AAAATTAGTCCTAATCCAGCCTTTGTACTGGATGGCATCTCCAGGTTTGACTTTGGTCAGGGGGAATTTCTTG GAAACTGCTGGTTTCTTGCGTCTATTGGAGCTCTCACATTCCAGCGCCACATCCTCGAGCAAGTTGTCCCTCATGAGCAAACATTTGATGAAAACTACTGTGGGCTGTTTCACTTCAGG TTCTGGAGATTTGGAAAGTGGGTGGATGTCGTCATTGATGACAAGCTACCGACAATCGATGGCAGACTAATCTTTGTCCACTCCAAAAATAGAAATGAGTTCTGGCCTGCTCTGCTCGAGAAAGCCTATGCCAA AGTGTGCGGCTCCTATACGGACATGAATGCAGGGACTCCTGTGGAGGCTATGATGGACTTCACTGGGGGTGTCCACATGTCTATCCAGCTGTCAGATCCCCCTGCAAACCTGTGGGAGCTGATGTACAGAGCTGGCAaatctcacacactgatgggTTGTGGTACACTTCAAGGG ACACATGATATCAAAGTATTACCAAATGGACTGGTCCAAGGCCACGCGTACACTGTGACAGGTGTCAAACAG ATGATAGAAAGCAGAGGGAAACTCGTAAGCCTGGTGCGTCTGTGGAATCCCTGGGGCAACGGAGAGTGGAACGGAGACTGGAGTGATGA GTCGCCGCTGTGGCAAACTGTAAGTGCTCAGGATCGTCAGATGTGCCTCACAGTGGGTGATGATGGAGAGTTTTG GATGACCATTGAAGACTTCTGTAAGTACTATGTGGATCTTGACATCTGTGGCTTGAATCCCGACTTCCTTGATGGAAACTCCTCTGCTCAGTGGAAAACGTCCATGTATGAGGGCAGATGGGTTGCAGGAACCACTGCTGGGGGATGCATGAATAATCCAA ACAGTTTCTGGACTAATCCACAGTGTCGGGTCAAGTATGATGGTCACTATTCAgcgacagagacagaaaaaaacatgctgaTATCTCTCATTCAGAAGCCGGACAAGAGAAACCGACGCCTCGTCCAAAATCTCCACATTGGATTCTATGTATTTGAG ATCCCTGAACAA TATACGGCACAGAAGGGGAAGTTTCCTGCTACGTTCTTCAACACCCACGCACCCGTTGCCAAAACGGAAATCTTCATGAATGCACGTGAGGTGACGGAGTTCCTTTTGTTAAAGCCCGGTGAATATGTGATTGTGCCGTCCACCTTCAGTCCCAATGAGTCCGCCtccttcatcctcaccatccacTCCAAAACAAAGACCCATGTGTA TGAAAATTCAGACGACCATAAAGATGAGCCCCAAAAG CTCCACCACATCAAAGATACAAAGGATGATGAAAATAAGAGAAGTTTTTTCAGCCAGCATTCAGACAAG TATGATGAAGTGGATGCTGAGCAGCTCCAGGTGCTTCTAAATGACAACATCCTTAAAG GTGACCTAAAATCTGGAGGCTTCAGCATTGATGCCTGTCGCAGCATGGTTGCTCTGATGGAT ACATCCATCACAGGAAAACTCAACAGTGAGGAATTTGTTCGTCTGTGGAGGAAGGTTGTTGCCTACAAG GAAATTTTCTTCCGCACGGATGTCTCTCGAACAGGAACTCTGTCACTGAGCGAGCTGAGGAATGCATTCCTAGCTTCAG gCCTGAAAATCAGCGACGACATGTTGAATCTGATGGCTCTGCGCTACGGTGCCTCATCTGGACACATGACACTAGAGAGCTTCATCAGTCTGGTCCTTCGCTTggactgcatgtaca AAATCTTTCAAAAACTGACTGACGGAAAAGTCTTGAGTCTGAGAGAGTCTGAG TGGATGTACATTTCAATGTACACCTAA
- the LOC113158110 gene encoding calpain-8-like: MPAPGVCNNILSTRNIKSGYGTIAKPERFFNQDFKQLKQYCLTKRIRFYDATFPPANSSIGQQLLNSPELNSAQVEWLRPALIVPNPSLVVEGISRFDFRQGAVGNCWFLASIGALTFQDEIFEQVVPLDQNFDKDYCGLFHFRFWRFGKWVDVVIDDKLPTINGRLIFVSCKDPTEFWPALLEKAYAKVCGSYSDMNAGTPAEAMMDFTGGVHMCIQLSNPSANLWELMYRAGQCRSLMGCGTHPGETGDNIRLENGLVQGHAYTVTGVKQMICQGQLVSLVRLLNPWGHKEWKGDWSDESPLWQTVSPQDREMCLHVSDNGEFWMALDDFCKYFSTLDICSMYPDFLDRSSPGQWKTSFYGGKWVAGTTAGGCLKHPKSFWTNPQYRVKIDKLLDEQGERKILVTLMQMPDKRNRCHVQNLHIGFSVFEVTEEYKAVSGKFPASFFKTPVAQTKPYLNARDVMEVLVLKPGEYLIVPSTYSPNETGSYILTFHSKEEISIHENSECDQNYNSEEVEEPMSPRTPRNGTDDENKNIFFNQFCDKYEEVDAEQLQRLLNETILKGVMKTELFSIDACRSMVALGDTSITGKLNGKEFVGLWKKIVTYKDIFFRSDVSYTGTLSLSELRNAIMTSGQRISDNMLNLMALRYGTASGHITLGSFISLILRLEFTQDIFRELSNGSTMNLQEHEWMYLSMYT; the protein is encoded by the exons ATGCCTGCCCCGGGTGTGTGTAATAACATCCTCAGTACACGTAACATAAAAAGCGGTTATGGGACCATCGCCAAACCTGAGAGGTTCTTCAATCAAGACTTTAAGCAACTGAAACAGTACTGTCTCACCAAACGGATAAGGTTCTATGATGCTACGTTCCCCCCTGCCAACAGCTCCATTGGACAACAGCTGCTGAACTCTCCTGAACTGAACTCGGCCCAAGTTGAGTGGCTGAGACCAGCA TTGATTGTTCCTAATCCATCTCTTGTGGTCGAAGGGATCTCCAGATTTGACTTTCGTCAAGGTGCAGTTG GAAACTGCTGGTTTCTGGCGTCTATTGGAGCTCTGACTTTCCAGGATGAAATCTTTGAGCAAGTTGTTCCCCTTGATCAAAACTTTGATAAGGACTACTGTGGGCTGTTCCACTTCAGG TTCTGGAGATTTGGAAAATGGGTGGATGTTGTCATTGATGACAAGCTTCCAACAATTAATGGCAGACTAATCTTTGTCAGCTGCAAAGACCCAACTGAATTCTGGCCTGCTTTGCTGGAGAAAGCTTATGCCAA GGTGTGTGGCTCCTATTCAGACATGAATGCTGGAACGCCAGCAGAGGCTATGATGGACTTCACTGGTGGTGTCCACATGTGCATCCAGCTGTCGAATCCTTCTGCAAATCTGTGGGAGCTCATGTACAGAGCTGGACAATGCAGGTCCCTAATGGGTTGTGGTACACATCCAGGG GAGACAGGGGACAACATCAGACTAGAAAATGGATTGGTCCAAGGCCATGCCTACACTGTCACGGGTGTGAAACAG ATGATATGCCAAGGCCAACTGGTAAGCCTGGTACGCTTGTTGAACCCCTGGGGACATAAGGAGTGGAAAGGAGACTGGAGTGATGA GTCGCCTTTGTGGCAAACCGTGAGTCCTCAAGATCGTGAGATGTGCCTTCATGTGAGTGATAATGGAGAGTTTTG GATGGCCTTGGATGACTTCTGTAAGTACTTCTCAACACTTGACATCTGCTCCATGTATCCTGACTTCCTTGATAGAAGCTCCCCTGGCCAGTGGAAGACCTCCTTCTATGGGGGCAAATGGGTTGCAGGAACCACCGCTGGAGGATGCCTGAAACACCCCA AGAGCTTCTGGACTAATCCACAGTATCGGGTCAAAATCGACAAATTACTTGATGAACAGGGTGAAAGAAAAATACTGGTGACTCTCATGCAAATGCCTGACAAAAGGAACAGGTGCCATGTCCAGAATCTCCACATCGGATTCTCTGTGTTTGAG GTGACTGAAGAA TACAAAGCAGTGAGTGGGAAGTTCCCGGCCTCCTTCTTTAAAACACCCGTGGCCCAGACTAAACCTTATTTGAATGCACGTGACGTGATGGAGGTCCTTGTGTTAAAGCCTGGTGAATACCTGATTGTGCCATCCACCTATAGTCCCAATGAAACAGGCTCGTATATCCTGACCTTCCACTCCAAGGAAGAAATCTCCATCCA TGAGAATTCAGAGTGTGACCAAAACTACAACAGTGAGGAAGTGGAAGAG CCCATGTCACCTCGAACTCCAAGAAATGGAACAGATGACGAAAATAAGAACATCTTTTTTAACCAATTCTGTGACAAG TATGAAGAAGTGGATGCTGAGCAGCTGCAGCGGTTGCTAAATGAAACAATCCTGAAAG gAGTTATGAAAACTGAACTCTTCAGCATTGATGCCTGTCGCAGCATGGTTGCTTTGGGGGAT ACATCCATCACCGGCAAATTGAATGGCAAGGAATTTGTCGGTCTCTGGAAAAAGATTGTTACATACAAG GACATTTTCTTCCGCAGTGATGTCTCTTACACAGGAACACTGTCCCTAAGTGAGCTCAGGAACGCAATCATGACTTCAG GACAGAGGATCAGTGATAACATGCTGAATCTGATGGCTCTGCGCTATGGTACCGCATCTGGGCACATAACTCTGGGGAGCTTCATCAGCCTCATCCTGCGCCTTGAGTTCACGCAAG acattttcagaGAGTTGTCAAACGGCTCGACCATGAATCTTCAGGAACACGAG TGGATGTACCTTTCAATGTACACTTAA